The genomic region TGTAACGAATGTTGGGACCAACGTTCATAGCTCTGAGGCAAATATGTTTGCATGACAAGACAGAGCGAGAGGAGTATGTCAGCTTCAATCAGGGAATACACATGGTCGCCATACGAGAGctgcaaaatgactcaaagGCCCAGAGATTGGCTAGTGGCCAATCTCAGAAAGTCTTTGTATGATTATGTCTGCCCCCCCCCTGCGATGCCCATTCTGTTGGTTTCCTTATTGGTGACTGTGGTCTGTTTGGGCCTCACCATAACCACAAccctgtgtgtttaagtgtacGGTAGCTCACTGGGACCAGTTTTGGCTGCTCCACCACCTGTTTGCACAGCGAGGTTGCTTTTACTGCTGCTTTAAGTAAATTTATGGACTGCTGATGCTAACTGTTCTATTTTTACTGTACCCAGGTTTCCTGTATTTTTCACCATCAATGTGACACAGAAAACTCACACCCTAGagacttagaaaaaaaaattctgggcTCAGTTCAAAGACAGTCATGCCAAAATGATGCCCTCTGGGAAGTAACAAGATCCCTGCTAATCACTATTATTTGTTTGAGTTTATTGAGTTCATTTTACAGGTACGACTTGGCTCAGCTTTGTAAATGCAATCTTTTATGCCTAATTTGGTCTTTCTATTTGACTAAGTATAGCTTATGTATATGTACACAACCCATTATTGACTTAAATTAAGAATtcaaatatgttatttccatggcctcgGAAAGTTCAGtgaatatttgtgaacatgagctgctttctctcaaagccagagacCAGGGAAGTaaatctcaaacttgtgatgccatagggtataaagtctggggCTGCTCCATAAACAATGAATGTgagcctgattttgtgaacccacagaatatttgttttcttttttttatacccaaatgagctttagtctgttgtagtgttctcagttctgaaacacaaaatgtacccatataatCAGAACCTTCCCCTGGGTGGTCTCAGCTACCTTAATTTATGCACACGACAGACAACTGGGCGTACGGTCATTTCCATGTCAAGCTCGGCATTTATCAATGTGAACGACAGCAGAGAGAAGTTTGAGTTAGTGTAGACTTGCTGTGCAGCATTTTAAATCTGGCTGAGCTGGAGAATTGCTATTAGACCAGATTCTGACTGGCATCTACGTATTTGCAGCCACATACTAACCACTTAAAAATGTACACATGGACGTGCGCTCTCActaataatatattatatttattatatttatataaacttttctcttctttttaacactgacaaaccaCAGCATGTTTAGATCAATTATCATTAACAcataattcaaaataaataaataaacctggTGACAGTGAGcatatttaaatacaaatagCCTAGGGGGTTATTAAATTTTTACTGGTGTCTGGCTCGGACACAGGTTGTGTGTCTGCGTCTCCTTCGCCACTTGTTAAGCCCGAAATGGAACCTGACCTAACACACACGGCCACATGCTCCTCAATTATAACAATATCAATACTATATAATGTATAGGGTAATATTATTAATACATGTTGGCTATAGGTCGGCTCAGCTGGAGTTCAAATGTCCACTGCATGGCTTTCAACCAcagcagtgtttttcttttccataCTGCATTTTTCTAACTTCATTTGATGCCACTTTTGAGGCTGCCAAATAGAACCAGTTGGTTAAACTGGACCTGCATTTCCATTTCCAGCTCAGAGAAGTTTCTTGTCTTGGCGTCTCTCCATGTCATACACACAAGGGGCAAGGTGTCTGAACCCAGATCATATTGGGGTGGAATATGAAATGAGGATTGTCTGCAGATGCCACATTTATCAACGCCTGATCATTCCTACACTGTGACTGGCAAGATAAGAACGTTTCATGAATCACACATGATGAACCCTATGGTTAGATGATTTCTGCGCTCAGATCTGTGCTGGTTTGTATTTTGGGTTGTTAAATGAGGGccagtgtcatctataacatctctcccaattcattgtctataaAGCATCTCCAGACTTTGTATCCTATGACATCaaaaatttgagttttatcCTTGTTTTTGGATTTAGGAGAGTTGTTCGTATCttctaatatttttggacttaGACCATAAGAATAGCAtgtatacattttgaaaatgggcatgGTTCCCAGTAAACGGCAGTTTTATTGAACACACTTTTAATACCTCAGCCATTTCCCTCGATAATGTTTGTCACTCCTCACATCTTCATTAAActgcttttcctcctctgtctcacaGAGTCTAGGCTGCGATGACTATCTTGGATCAGGAAAGGTGATGGACAAATGCGGTGTGTGCGGAGGCGACAACACAACCTGCAGGCTCGTCTCTGGAGtgtttaaacacagtttgtCCAAGATCGGCTACCACAAGATAGTGGAGATCCCAGAGGGAGCCACCAAGATCAACGTCACAGAAATGGTGAAGAGCAGAAACTATCTAGGTAGGAAAAAACATACTGATCACATTGATACTGCAAAATATATATCCATCGCACTTGATACACTTAAGATGTCAATGCTCTGCTCACTCTGCCACATAACTCACCTGGAAGCTCTGTCACCACTTGCTGATTCTACTGCCGCTGGTCATACAGCATTTCAAAAGCCCAGCCTCCACCTGGTAAGCTCTGAATCTACCTTCCCAAGGGGGGAAGCAATCATCGACACTCTCCACTCCCTCCTGTGCTGACGCCAAGTTTTCTTCTAGGGAAGAAAGAGTGATGAGGTCAGAGCCTGGACGCCAAATATCGATGCTGTACATATTTTGCATTCGCATTCTAATAACCCAGTCCACATGAGTTGGCTGAGTGAACTACATTTGGGGGAAAAACCAACAGAGCTGTTTTTTAGCAGCACATCAGGGTGTTAAAATCATACTACAATAATACTGTTTTGGCATGTATTCGTTTGTCTGACAACATGTTTTCTAGTCTTTGATGCAAAATGGTCGGAGCAGTTCGAGTTTTGATCATTGACGCGTTGGTATTGACAGCTATCCCATGTCTGTTCTCTGCTCTGAGCTGGTAAATCTTGGATCAGCTCAAAAAGGTTTTTTAATATGAGGCTTTGCTTGTGTTCTGTCACAGCTGCCTCTCGGCAAGTAGAGAGTTCCAGTTGTTCATCCAGATTTACAGTTTCATCAGTTGCAGAGCTTTGCCCTTATGCCACCTCAAAACACATGTAGAAGGAATGGGAATCATCCACCCACCACATGTAGTGTTATGTTACTGATTAAAATGATGACGCCATTGGAAAAAAAGTTCATGGAGGGTCATGGTAGAAAAGATGAAATGATAAATGTATGTGATAAgttgacattttacaattctgCTGCTTCCAGCTGtgcaagcagcagcaggcagcagcagcagctcgtAAAATTAATTAGATTTGTCTGATTAGAAAAGGCAGATCAACCAGGGGGCGGTGTCTCTTTTTCAGTATTTCTCCAGCATGCAGTCTATGTTCAGCCTTTCATAGGAGCCTCTGAGTGAAACACACTACGCAGATAATTGCCGCCTTTATGGAGGTGCGACAGAGGGGCACACTACTGGGTTATTTTCAGAAGTGACTGTTGGAATGTCAGACATTGTTTAATGAGAGCCATGCCCCAGCTCAGCAGGAGGTTCGGAGGAAGTGGGGAATGGCCCCGATCCCCCCTCCGAGGCCACTTCCCCTGAGGAAAGTGCATAAATATGCTTTCATTAGAGGATCTTACCCCTCAAGCCTCACCATCCTTTTTAATTAAGGTGAGGAATTTCACcactctgtaaaaaaaatggacaagAAACATTCCAAGGATGGATTCAGTGGCTGCTTTTCAAATCCCATCTACTTGGATGCCAAGTGTGCTGTGCTTTATTTAATATGAGCTCACCATTTATTTACACGCAAAGACACTGAGTTATGTTCCTTTCACTTTcacaatttaaaggaatacttcaaccccaaatgaccacttgtgtatcagttactacTAGTTATTCTTTATCTGAGgtatgccaaaaaaagtctTCTCAGGTGAGTAATTGAAATACAAATAGTTATTCAtagggtgaagtatttctttaatcGATGAGAAGGACACAAAACTCCAGCCATCAGCATCTTTCCCAATATGGATATTTGGGttttaaaatgcaaacaggAATATGAGACAGGGGCAGGAATCTAGCAGGAGCCACCAACTGTATCCCCACCACGTCCCTGATTTTCCCTCAATAGGCCTCTGTTCTACACTGTGCATCTCTAGTGTGCTTTTAGTTGTCCAAACACTCTTTTACAAGCCTGTCTAATGTTACACCTCTAATGCTTTTCTAATGGCCTCTTGTACTTAATCCATGAAATCAGTGGAAAACATTTTGGAGGATTTTGTTTCAGGATTTGCATGAAAGATTTGCCAGCACAAACAGATTGTCACGTTTATAACGGACATTTCTTTGAATGTGCACGTGAGGGCATTTATTCCGTTAGCTATAATTACTTTTTTGGGTGGAGAAAGTCAGTGTcagagttttcttttttttaaactacagcTCTCATAATGCCTAAAATGGTTTTACATCAAACAATAATTATGTGGAAGTGGTTGTGGCAGTATTTTCCTTTTCGTTTGAGCTCAGGGTTGTCAGTGGTGATGGTGTGGttgttctctctgtctcctccagcTCTCCGAAGCCGATCGGGGCGATCCATCATTAATGGAAACTGGGCTATTGACCGACCAGGGAAGTATGAAGGAGGGGGGACCATGTTCACCTACCGCCGGCCCAACGAAATCAGAAGCACAGCTGGGGAGTCTCTTCTCGCTGAAGGGCCCACCAATGAGATCTTGGATGTTTATGTAAGTAACAAATTAAGTTGGTCCTCCAAATACTGACAGTAGTGACCCTCCTTCCCTTTTATTCATACTGACAAGCTGAAGTTTGACTGAAGAAACTAAGGTGAACAGCATTATTTTTTGATTCTTACTGAGTCTCTTCTTTGCCTCAGATGATCTTCCAGCAGCCAAACCCTGGTGTCCACTACGAGTACATTCTACCCTCTGAGAAACCAGTCGGCCCTCAGCAACCAAACCACAGACCAGAAGGTAAATGAGCCCTACACATACCCATCTATTCAAACACCCACCCAACCAACCAAGCATTTAATAACCCTCATATATCTTATTTCACTCTACCCATCCATTCatcacaatgactcgagtctATTGTTCAGGCACGGAAAAAAAGCAGGGAATGATATGGGTCAGCACACCAGATCTATCAGATTGCTCCTTTAATTCAGGTATTAAGTAACTAACATGCAGAAACAAGGCCAAAACCTGGTCATACATTTTTCCCTAGCAGCACAACTGTGTTAGCTGGTGGCTATAGCTGCTTGTACTGTGAACAGCACGGCAAATAAACACAAGCGTGCATGCTAACTTCACCTTGTACAATACCCTACTCCGAAAGATGTGCAGGTAATTTCACTGCAAACACCACACAGCGAGGTTTGCAGCCCTTGCAGTTCCATTTAGAATTTTACTTTAAAGTAGCCTTAAAGTTGGGGGCTAGCTTGCTAGCACTCATCCTACTCACTGGCGCCAACTATTTACCCGTGTTCACCAACCTGTTGGCACTTAAAATGCAGGTAACTATGTAGTTTTACtcttaactttttaaaatctgtgcagtttaaacatttataatgTTTGTATCTTAGAGAACGCTGTGAATGGACAGGGTGGATACGACCATCACGGCAACACTCACAAAGAAAACTTCAATCCAGCAGGTGGAGGTTGGAACCCTCCTCGTCTCCCAGACAACCAGGTTCCCGTCGTACAGCCACCCAGGCGCGAGAGAGAATACAACTGGAAAATGACTGGAACTACAGAGTGTAGCGCCTCCTGTGGTAAAGGTCAGTAAGACTATTTCTTTTTTAGCTTTTTAGGTgtttacacatttataaaaacaaaaaaaaacaccaaggaTGACTCCAGGTAACATTTCGTAGtttatgtgcaacttttttttttttttttttacagtatattttcttctgtttcatATGTAGGATGCAGTGCTTACATAAAGAATTGCTGTGTGCATTTTAGGATTCAAACACTCCGTTTTTCACTGCGTCTCCCGGCTGAACCACGGCCAGGTGTCAGATGCTTTGTGTGACAGCAACACCAGACCGACTCCGCAGGAAGAGGCCTGCAACCTGCAGCCCTGCCCAGCCTTGTGAGAGACCTCGCTTCACTGTTGTCACACTCGTGCACACTGCTGAACACTGCTAATTTGAAAAGACTCTCCACTCAAAGAGCAAGTTCACTAAATAGCATACACGCCAATGTTGTGTAATGATACCTATACATTTTTGAAAGTTAGAAAAGCTGTGTGATTTGCTGGCAGGACTAAGTTTGACTGATTTCTTACACAGCCAGTGTGCGGAGTATGTTAAcatctgttttgtgtttatctCCTTAGACGTTTTGACTTATATATGGAACATATAACTTTTTTAAACCACTATTACTCAGACTACTCATTTCAAAATGTAAAGATACAAGATTTCCAGAGGGGACCTTACACAGCCACATTCTCATATGAGGTCAAAACATGTCTTCAGATCTTAGtataaacagcaacatttatataatatacatactgtacataaatgCATATAAGACACACTGCCCAGGATACCATCCCAACTCCAAGCTCTTGTGTGACTTTCACTCGCGCAGCTGGGATATTGGAGAGTGGTCAGAATGCAGTAAGACCTGTGGCCTGGGCATGCAACACCGGCAGGTCCTGTGTCGCCAGATTTATGCCAACCGCACCCTCAATGTGCACACCAGCCGCTGTCGACACTTGGAACGACCTGAAATTGCCAGCACCTGCCAGCTGAAGATCTGCAGTGAGTGGCAGATACGCTCCGAGTGGACCGCTGTGAGTGGCAGCTGTCAGTCGCAATGTGACTGCATTacattttatacttttatttactttttttcacACCTCTTTACATCTATGTATAACTATATTTAATACTTCTTAATACATTTACTGCATCCCTATGTACATACAGTTTATTCACGTCACTATTTTACTTGTGTGATTTTTATCATACATATTTACTGAGCATTTTTGGAGGAAGCCTGAAAtctattattttcattgccAGCAGCTGCTTCTCTGTAGTTgttgtgcatatgacaataaataatatgaaaCTTGCAGCTTAAATTGCACCTGTCTGTCGTGTCTCTACATTTAGCGTTCAACAACATGTTTAATGATACACAGCTTTTAAAAATAGGTGAGGTTTGACAGAAAGTTCTGTGCATGTTTAAGATTGCATCCATGATATCATTACTTTACCAGTTTTTTCTTTGACACTTATATCAACTTGTATTTTAAGAAAAGTTCAACGTTTGGGGAGAAATGCTTACTCTGATTAAGATGATAAACATGAAGCAGGAGCCAGGAGACCGTTAGCGTGCAGTGCTGGTGTAAAATTGACAAGATGTGGTTTAAGGGGGGGTCATATGTGAAACTATTTCTTGGCCGTGCGTGGGAACCACTGGAGTCTAAGCTGGTTTCCTTAAGACCTTCAACTTGAGGACTCAAGGAAACCACTGTGCTTAGTCAAGACATATTTATACGCACATTCCCCTTAAATCCACAGCTTGTCATTGTTACACGTTGGTGTTTGCACAGCTTAAAATAGCtgtgatttatatttttatgataaCAATGTATCCAGtgacaaggtgaaaacaatgtAACAATGTGACCACTCATtgtgatgaacccacagaggATTATCACTTGAATCTGAAGCTCCCCTCGGCTTTAGGGAGCTTTATggtgagtttcagctcattgttcaGCTGTCTGGCCCACAagtttactgttgttgtttacccTCATAGCTCCAAAGTGTGTTATCGCCCAAAATATAAATCTACACTTTTAAAGTTAGTGAAGTCTGTAAACAAAGTGAGCATTCAGGCACTGAGTACATGGGTATGTAGGAGTAAACACTATATGTCCTCTTTGAGAAGATATACAGTAATCCTCCAAAACATTGTTCATAAGAAGAGAGCAGCCCACCTAGGAAACTGACTCCAGTTCTTATGGAGACACTGGTGCACTCAATACAGCTCAAGAGCAATCCAGTCTTCCCAGCAGTGCTTACCTCCACAGTACAGTGTTAACCACGTGACCTGTGTCTCCACAGTGTTCGGTGCCGTGTGGGCTGGGTCAGAGGTCACGAGAGGTCCGCTGTGTCAGCAACGTGGGCGACTTTGTTCCTGATGAGGAGTGCAACATGAATCTGCGGCCCATCGATGTAGAGAACTGCGACATGGGATCCTGTGCCAAGAGCTGGTTCTACACTGAGTGGGGCAACAAGGTGGGTGGTGGAGTCAGTGGGAGACAGAGTAACTTTCTTTCATTTCTAATAACAGTGGTAGTCATTGTATAGATCTGTTTTTATACGTCCAGCAGCTGTTTTGAAATGCAGATGATATattgatgttttaatatagatCCTGATGGCTACAAAGACAGCAGCAGTAGATTAACCTTCACTGACAAGAGTGATTAGCTAGTAGGAGTTCAAGAGTCAAAGCTACAGCAGAGAATCTGTTACCCTTATTGTAGAATGATCATGAAGGAAACACTGAGGAAATGAGTAACATAAGAGCTCATAAGGAAGAGAATATTAGAATGACTAAATATAGATGATAAAGTGATGCTGAGAGGTTTTTCCTGTGTTCAGATAAGATTTAATGGCCATGGTAAACAGGAGAGAACACAAATGaacatatatttttgttttatagtACTGCAGATCTAATGAGCCATTTAACTGCAAAGCACTATGGCAATCGATGTGAcgagagaaaatgaaatattatttaACCTAATTCACTTCAGATTTGAGGGCCATGAACTGCAAAGTTAGGGGAGATATGAAGTGTTAAAAAGCAGGCAAAATTGAATTTTAGTCATATATTTTCTGCTCACAATatgtgtactgtaaattaatAAACACCCATTTTGACCCAAGGATGAAGTGGTTAAATTTTGGTATCAAAGTCAAGGTCATTGTCAAGGTCAAGGCCATAACTCAAGGATTCATTATCTAATTTtgacaaacattcacacaaacgcctaataggataaaatgatgaagtgatgacattttatatccagaatgtcaaaggtcaccgtcactgtgacgtcataatgttctgtaaaaacacttttctggccattattcaacaacTCAAGAACAGAAGGACAataaattggtgacactaaccttgggtgtccatcttgaaactgtgctgatagTATAGATTGCCGTGCTGCCGCGCtgatgatgtgtgtgaagcatccatatttTAGAATACGAAGCTTCTTTTCAGCAAAtttccatatttgaagcattgtcaactgtcatggctacacatgagtctggacagacatggatgtaaacttaTATCAGGTCAGAGCCCAGTATTTTAGGCTTCACAAAATTAAAGCACACAgtgatgtttttaaatggaCATAAGTTGATGAAACAAAGTGTTTACTCCACAGTGCTCAGCTGAATGTGGGATGGGTGTACGTACTCGGGAAGTTCTCTGCCTGACCAACCACATCAGCAGCCTTCCTCTCGAGGGGTGTGGCAACGAGCGGCCGGCAGACTCTCAGGTCTGCAACAACGGCCCCTGTGAGAATCGCATCGAGTGGTTCACAGGCCCCTGGAGCCAGGTAAGAGAATGACAGGAGATCACGCAGGGCTCAAGAGGAAGTTGTCTGGCGCAGTTAAATATTTGAGATTTTACAGTGATTGTACATTgacatgtttgcagtgtgtaaTTGAATCCATATGATCTATGCTATTGTTACACTGTATGTGACCCAGTGCTCTGCAGAGTGTGGCCCAGGCAGCCAGCAGAGGTCGGTGGTTTGTCTGATAAAGTCAGATGAAGGATTCACCGTCATGCCTCCGTATGAGTGCTCCTCTCTGGATCGGCCCCTCAGCCAGCAGAGCTGCAACCTCAAAGCCTGTGGAGCAAAGTGGTACCACACCGACTGGAGTGCTGTGAGTAAGATATGAACCCCCTCTACTCTTTTGCTGTTCAGATGCTCTAAGCCTTCAGGCCTACTACTCTTACTTACTGATTAACAGCCAAGGCTGATAATCTGAGTAGCTGCTGTTGAAGAAATCACTTAAAATTTTAATATATTGTAGTATAAATTGAAGTTGCAGACACAGGAAATGGGTCAATCACAGTGAAGTGCATTTAAACGGTCAGCCTGTGATCTGTCAGAACAGGATATAACAAAGAGTAGTATGCATATTTTCATGGTCTCCTTGAAGAAATCATTTTGTATTGCATTTGAAATCTCTTGTGTATTATTT from Epinephelus moara isolate mb chromosome 1, YSFRI_EMoa_1.0, whole genome shotgun sequence harbors:
- the LOC126395883 gene encoding thrombospondin type-1 domain-containing protein 4-like isoform X3 is translated as MQVTERAEPQQEFRAEHGEIHGSWGAWGAWSTCSQTCGKGVEEQSRPCLPVYTPSQYPSRRGGVQPQQPGHVISALRPTVPLHHNAGRSSNNSRRGDLREEKETRPGGRRRVTNIIPGRYGYGRAPYVAPLQTDTGQGSGTARPHRQRRSPAADAHYPTTRGHGGHRSNNADPSNNLHRYSRPYMQPRAQQPKNNQVWAPLYQPGSANHPQVQQEPQSSSQTSGPQHQQERPYNPLPSSFCTGEHARYRICGSNACPPSSRHIRAVQCSSYNNQPFMGRLYEWEPFNEVTGDQHCELNCRAKGFRFYVRLSERVIDGTPCGQNDTFLCVVGKCSSLGCDDYLGSGKVMDKCGVCGGDNTTCRLVSGVFKHSLSKIGYHKIVEIPEGATKINVTEMVKSRNYLALRSRSGRSIINGNWAIDRPGKYEGGGTMFTYRRPNEIRSTAGESLLAEGPTNEILDVYMIFQQPNPGVHYEYILPSEKPVGPQQPNHRPEENAVNGQGGYDHHGNTHKENFNPAGGGWNPPRLPDNQVPVVQPPRREREYNWKMTGTTECSASCGKGFKHSVFHCVSRLNHGQVSDALCDSNTRPTPQEEACNLQPCPAFWDIGEWSECSKTCGLGMQHRQVLCRQIYANRTLNVHTSRCRHLERPEIASTCQLKICSEWQIRSEWTACSVPCGLGQRSREVRCVSNVGDFVPDEECNMNLRPIDVENCDMGSCAKSWFYTEWGNKCSAECGMGVRTREVLCLTNHISSLPLEGCGNERPADSQVCNNGPCENRIEWFTGPWSQCSAECGPGSQQRSVVCLIKSDEGFTVMPPYECSSLDRPLSQQSCNLKACGAKWYHTDWSACSKTCEGGFRVREVRCLSDDMLSSEGCDEQLRPAEKEDCNPEPCIPTIDENCRDKYFNCNVVVQARLCVYDYYKMTCCASCSRVTHRHSVHRGRS
- the LOC126395883 gene encoding thrombospondin type-1 domain-containing protein 4-like isoform X1, with translation MQTACVWVARASVLQLLLWSDLLDCQHTTDHRKVTERAEPQQEFRAEHGEIHGSWGAWGAWSTCSQTCGKGVEEQSRPCLPVYTPSQYPSRRGGVQPQQPGHVISALRPTVPLHHNAGRSSNNSRRGDLREEKETRPGGRRRVTNIIPGRYGYGRAPYVAPLQTDTGQGSGTARPHRQRRSPAADAHYPTTRGHGGHRSNNADPSNNLHRYSRPYMQPRAQQPKNNQVWAPLYQPGSANHPQVQQEPQSSSQTSGPQHQQERPYNPLPSSFCTGEHARYRICGSNACPPSSRHIRAVQCSSYNNQPFMGRLYEWEPFNEVTGDQHCELNCRAKGFRFYVRLSERVIDGTPCGQNDTFLCVVGKCSSLGCDDYLGSGKVMDKCGVCGGDNTTCRLVSGVFKHSLSKIGYHKIVEIPEGATKINVTEMVKSRNYLALRSRSGRSIINGNWAIDRPGKYEGGGTMFTYRRPNEIRSTAGESLLAEGPTNEILDVYMIFQQPNPGVHYEYILPSEKPVGPQQPNHRPEENAVNGQGGYDHHGNTHKENFNPAGGGWNPPRLPDNQVPVVQPPRREREYNWKMTGTTECSASCGKGFKHSVFHCVSRLNHGQVSDALCDSNTRPTPQEEACNLQPCPAFWDIGEWSECSKTCGLGMQHRQVLCRQIYANRTLNVHTSRCRHLERPEIASTCQLKICSEWQIRSEWTACSVPCGLGQRSREVRCVSNVGDFVPDEECNMNLRPIDVENCDMGSCAKSWFYTEWGNKCSAECGMGVRTREVLCLTNHISSLPLEGCGNERPADSQVCNNGPCENRIEWFTGPWSQCSAECGPGSQQRSVVCLIKSDEGFTVMPPYECSSLDRPLSQQSCNLKACGAKWYHTDWSACSKTCEGGFRVREVRCLSDDMLSSEGCDEQLRPAEKEDCNPEPCIPTIDENCRDKYFNCNVVVQARLCVYDYYKMTCCASCSRVTHRHSVHRGRS
- the LOC126395883 gene encoding thrombospondin type-1 domain-containing protein 4-like isoform X2; its protein translation is MQTACVWVARASVLQLLLWSDLLDCQHTTDHRKVTERAEPQQEFRAEHGEIHGSWGAWGAWSTCSQTCGKGVEEQSRPCLPVYTPSQYPSRRGGVQPQQPGHVISALRPTVPLHHNAGRSSNNSRRGDLREEKETRPGGRRRVTNIIPGRYGYGRAPYVAPLQTDTGQGSGTARPHRQRRSPAADAHYPTTRGHGGHRSNNADPSNNLHRYSRPYMQPRAQQPKNNQVWAPLYQPGSANHPQVQQEPQSSSQTSGPQHQQERPYNPLPSSFCTGEHARYRICGSNACPPSSRHIRAVQCSSYNNQPFMGRLYEWEPFNEVTGDQHCELNCRAKGFRFYVRLSERVIDGTPCGQNDTFLCVVGKCSSLGCDDYLGSGKVMDKCGVCGGDNTTCRLVSGVFKHSLSKIGYHKIVEIPEGATKINVTEMVKSRNYLALRSRSGRSIINGNWAIDRPGKYEGGGTMFTYRRPNEIRSTAGESLLAEGPTNEILDVYMIFQQPNPGVHYEYILPSEKPVGPQQPNHRPEAGGGWNPPRLPDNQVPVVQPPRREREYNWKMTGTTECSASCGKGFKHSVFHCVSRLNHGQVSDALCDSNTRPTPQEEACNLQPCPAFWDIGEWSECSKTCGLGMQHRQVLCRQIYANRTLNVHTSRCRHLERPEIASTCQLKICSEWQIRSEWTACSVPCGLGQRSREVRCVSNVGDFVPDEECNMNLRPIDVENCDMGSCAKSWFYTEWGNKCSAECGMGVRTREVLCLTNHISSLPLEGCGNERPADSQVCNNGPCENRIEWFTGPWSQCSAECGPGSQQRSVVCLIKSDEGFTVMPPYECSSLDRPLSQQSCNLKACGAKWYHTDWSACSKTCEGGFRVREVRCLSDDMLSSEGCDEQLRPAEKEDCNPEPCIPTIDENCRDKYFNCNVVVQARLCVYDYYKMTCCASCSRVTHRHSVHRGRS